A window of Aequoribacter fuscus genomic DNA:
GGAACGCCCACTGACATCGCCGCACTGCAAGGTGCCATCAACCAACAGTTTCAAATTGGGCTACACCTATTAATCCCTCTGGTGATTATGCTGACACTCATTGCCAAACGCATTCCAGCCTATCCATCGATTATTATTTCCGCGCTGATAGGGGGTATTTTTGCAGCTGCATTCCAGGCCGATACCGCTGCGGCGTTGATTGAAGGCAGTGGCGACAATATAAGCGATGTCGTCGTCGGCATTTGGAGCGTTTTATTCAATGGCTTTCAGGCAGACACCGGTAACGCCTTTTTGGACAAACTGCTCAGCAAAGGTGGCATGTCGTCGATGCTGAATACCGTTTGGCTGATCGTATGTGCTCTGAGTTTTGGCGGCATTTTAGAGCGCACGGGCATTCTCGACCGGCTGATCGCAATTGCGCTCAAAGGCGTTCGAGGGCTGACCTCACTGGTTGCGACCACAGTCGCCACCTGCTTTTCAACCAATCTGTTAGCGGCCGATCAATTCATTGCAATTGCACTGCCGGGGCGGATGTTTAAACAGGCCTATCGCGACCAGGGTTTAGACGAGCTTAACTTGTCCAGAACGCTGGAAGATTCCGGCACGCTGACTTCGGTGCTCATTCCATGGAACACCTGCGGGGCCTACATGACAGCGACTTTGGGCGTGGCATCATTCTCTTACGCCCCCTATGCATTTTTTAATTTACTCTGCCCATTCATCGCAATCGCCTTTGCGTCACGCAATATTGGGCAAAAACATCTGTGACGAGTGATGTGAAGAATTAGGCCTGGTCCCAAGCTAGCGCCAAAGCATCAGAAACTTGCCGATATCCGGAACTCAACGCCACCAAACGATCAAAGCCGAGCGCCACACCGGCGCAGTCCGGCAAGCCAGCGCGAAGGGCCTGCAAGAGCCGTTCATCCGGTTTCACTCGCGGTTGACCCGAGCACTCACGATGTTGGTTATCGGCTTCAAAGCGGCCGTGCTGCTCGTCAGCGTCTGTTAACTCCCAAAACCCATTGGCCAATTCAACACCTTGAATCACCAGCTCGAACCGGTGAGCTACTGCTCGCCCCTCACTGTCACCCAATCGCGCCAAAGCTGCCTGCTCGATCGGGAAATCGTAAACAAAACAGGCGCGATCTTGCAGCGCTGGCTCGATACCGATCACCCACAGTAAATCCAGCCAAAATACTCGACTTGTTTCAGTGAATGGACATTCCTGCAGATTTTGAGCACGATCTTTTAGCTGCTCGACGCTCGCACTCAACGAGTCAACACCCAGAATCTGTTCGTATAACTCTCGGTGCGACAGCCGTTCGAGAACCGGCATACTCGGCCAAACCGAATGCACCAAAGACTCAACCTCGCTCATCAAATCGTGATGATTGAACCCCAGCCGATACCATTCCAGCATAGTAAACTCAGGGGAGTGCCACCGACCCTGCTCATCATTTCGGAACACTGTACCCAGCGAATAAACATCCCCGCTGCCCTGAGCTAACAGCCGTTTCAAAGCAAATTCTGGAGACGTTTGCAGATATCGCGTTTCGTTCATCACCCGAAAGGGTATCGATTCAAGCTGAGGATCGGTGACTGCTCGCGCCCCAGCCACGGGGGCCGCAACTTCTAGCACCTGACGCTCGGCAAAAAAATCGCGCACCGTGGAACGCACGTGCGCGATTCGCTCCAGCCTTTGACGTGTGTCAATCACCTACGATTTAGACGCTCTAGAGACATACTCACCCGAGCGCGTATCCACCTTGATCACTTCGCCTTGTGTTACAAACAGTGGAACTTTGACGACCGCGCCGGTCGACAAACGTGCCGGCTTGTTTCCACCCTGAGCGGTATCACCCTTCAAGCCTGGATCTGTTTCGACAATTTCCAGCTCAACAAAGTTGGCCGGTGTAACCGACAAAGGTGTGCCGTTGTATAAAGTCACCTCGCAGGTATCTTGCTCTTTCAGCCACAAGTACGTTTCACCCACCGCCTTTTTGTCGGCCTGATGTTGTTCGAATGTCACGGGATCCATGAAATAGTAAAACTCACCGTCGGTATATAAATATTCCATGGTATGATCCATGACGTCGGCGCCTTCAAGCGTTTCGCCTGATTTGAATGTGCGCTCCCAAACACGGCCGGTCGACAAGTTGCGCATTCTCACTCGGTTAAACGCTTGACCTTTACCGGGCTTAACGAACTCGTTTTCAAGGATGCTACAAGGTTCGCCATCTAACATGACCTTTAAGCCTGGGCGGAACTCGTTGGTTGAAAAATTTGCCATAATGTTTATCTCAATATCTACAGTAGGCCTATGATATCGCACACCTCCCTTCAATGGCAGAGCTCTGATTGGCAAAGTATTTTACAAACTGCTATTCGCGACAGTGCCGAGCTACTTCAAGCGGTTGGCGTACCCCAGAGTTCATTAGATACAATCACAGGCGAGACCGCAGGGTTTGCTGTGTTAGCACCGAGGCCCTTTGTGGCGCGCATGGAATACGGAAACCCAAAGGACCCATTGCTGCTTCAAGTCTTGGCGCTACAGGAAGAAATTGCGCCAAACGCGGTGGGCACCACCGACCCATTGGAAGAACAGCGATTTACGCCCGTACCAGGTATCATCCACAAGTATTTCGGGCGTGTATTGTTGATGACAGCAGGCACCTGCGCCGTGAACTGCCGCTACTGCTTCCGTCGCCACAATGACTATGCTCAAAATATTCTCACCCCCGCCCGTCTAAACGAAGCGCTTACCTACCTTCGCAGCCAGAGAGATATTACAGAAGTGATTCTGAGCGGGGGTGACCCGCTGTTGACCAGCGACCGCAAGCTCAGTGAGCTAGTCGCCGAACTCGAGGCTATACCTCACATTCAGCGTTTGCGTATCCATACCCGCCTGCCCATCGTAATACCACAGCGTATTACCACCGAGCTGTGCCAACGGCTCGGCCAGTCACGCTTTCAGGTGACATTGGTTGTTCACTGCAATCACCCCAAGGAACTTGATGTCGAGGTCGGGCTCGCAATGGCTCAGCTAAAAGCGCAAGGTATCACCTTGCTGAACCAAACCGTTCTGTTAAAAAACATTAATAATTGCGCCGCCACGCTCGAAACGCTCAGTGTCGAGCTATTCAAGATCGGGGTGCTTCCCTATTACCTGCATACCCTCGATCCCGTTCAAGGCGCCGCACACTTCGCACAGCCCATGGGCGACAGCAAACAACTACACCAAACACTTCAAGCAAGATTGCCGGGCTATCTCGTGCCAAAATTGGTCAGCGAAATACCCGGAGGTGCTTCAAAAACACTGATTTACTGAGGGTAGTTACACTCTCATCGATTGCTGATTTAGCATCTCATGCTATAGTGTGGTGCTAAATTATCGGTCAGCGGTTGGCGATTACGAGTGACAGAAGCTCCTCCTATCAAATTACGTATACCAAGAGCAGAACTATCGTCCTGCTCTCTGTTTGACGTTACGCCAGCTGCCGCCACCAAATGGGCAGAAGATTTACCGCTCACCAACGCCAAGCTGATGTCTCGCGGCTTGCTCAAGGCGACGTGGGAATTAAACCGCATCGATATGCCCGCCGACCAGCGTTTGGCAATCTTGAACAGCCTGCGCCGCCCCGTGTACACCGCGCTCAACAGCTTGGCAACGCATTTTCTAAATCAGCCGCTATCGCTACCGGCCGAAGCGCGAGAAATGTACGAGCTCGCCGACAACTTAGCCAAACAAGTCACCACCGGTTATACCCTAGTTGCGGTGCAAGCCATTCAACAGCGGGGGCGATTTCAATCTGGCAGCCCAGCCAAAACAACGTGTGAAGGTCTGCATCGTGCCATCAGCATGGCGGGACGTCGATTTCTGCAAACCTTACAGCTGTACAAGCCCATTGAACGCGGCAGTTGGTTAGAACTGTATCAACTCTACTTACTGTGTGATCGACAACAGCTCTCAGATATAAAAGTCACCGATGAGCTCGACGGCTCGTGCTCTGTGAAAACACGTTTTACGCAAATTTGTTTGCTGGGTTCTTGTCGACCAAACCAATTGCGGCAAAAAGATCTGCCGGTCGTCTACCGGCAGTTTTACGAACAGCGCGAGCTCTGTCATTTGCTGCCGGCCAGCTCTGGCGAAGGGCTACTCATTATCGATTTGAGTTCTGACAGCGCTCCTGTTTATAACACCGAACCTGAGAATACCGCTGAGCTCGGGGCCCAACATCGGTATCTATTTATCGAGCCGCTCACCACCCGATTTAAAGAACACATCAATTACATTCGTCATCGACCCGCAAAATCGATCGTCGAAAACCACAAAGAGCCGATGCTGAGCACCGATGTACTCGAGCATCTTGTGAGCTCACTCGGGCAAGTCAATATCCGTGGTTTTTCGCGCACCCAGGTTGCGGGCACCATGCACATTGTTGTCGGTCTTGCGAGCGTCCATTTCCACATCGCTGGCGAGCGTATTTTCGAACGCGTGTTGCAAGAAGGTCCGTCATCAGAAAGCAAACACACCAGTGACGTTGCGGCATTTTTACATCGCAGCGATAGCGATCAAAACGCCAAGGAAACTGCCGAGACCGAAGATCAAAGCGTCACCGATGAGATCAGCGACGACGCCTACTCGCAAGAACGCAGCCGAACGGCTCGAATCGCCCCCGATGACGATCTATCCGGCGCGGAATTGAGCCGGCGCTATCCCAAACATCGGGTCCGAGTCATTAATTCAAGCACGGGTGGGTACTGCCTAGAGTGGAGCAGTGCTCTGCCGCGCAGCGTTAAAACCGGCGACGTGGTTGGCCTGTGTGAAGAAGGCACAAAAGACTGGGTCATTGCGACGATTCGCTGGGTCAGCCAACTCGAAAACGCCAAGACGCTCATCGGGGTGTCGCTGTTGAGCCCGAGTGCGTTTGCCTTCGGTGCCCAAACCATCAAAAAGCTTGGCGAGGTGTCAGATGCTGTGCGGGTACTGTTGCTACCCGAAATTTCACTGACCGGCACGCCTCAAACGCTGATCACACCGCGTTTAGGCTTTAAAGAATTTCAGAAAATCTCTTTGATACAGGGCAATCAGAGCCATTACGCTCAGCTGCAACGACAAGTCTCGTCAACGCCGAGCTACTCGCAGTTCGCGTTCCGTTACATGCAGCAGCTCAAAGATGTGATGGCCGACGAACACGGGATACTCGACAAAAACCCCTTCAACGCGGTGTGGCACTACCTGTAAGCGGCTTAAATTTAGGCGGGCGTCTGATACCGATCGGCAATACCGAGTAGATATAAAATCGCATCCAGCCCCAAGGTAGAAATAGACTGCTCGGCAGCTTCCTTCACTAGGGGCTTGGCGCGAAAAGCCACGCCGAGTCCCGCGATACCCAGCATGGGTAGATCGTTAGCACCATCACCCACAGCAATTACCTGCTGAAGCTCGATGTTCTCTTGCTCAGCTAATTGCCGCAATAAGTAAGCCTTACGCTCACCGTCGACGATCTCACCTTTCACATCGCCGGTAACGAGGCCATCTTGAATATCAAGCTCGTTGGCAAAGACGTAATCCATGCCCAACTCTGCCTGTAACTTTTTAGCAAAGTAAGTGAATCCGCCCGAGACAATCGCTGTTCGATATCCCAACCGACGCAAAACGCTAATTAAATGTGCGGCCCCTTCGGTAATCGGCAATTCGTCCGCAATTTCCGACAAGACAGACTCAGACAAACCTTTTAGCAAGCCCAATCGCTCACGAAAACTGGCCTTAAAATCTAACTCGCCCCTCATTGCACGCTCGGTGATTGCGGCCACCTGTTCGCCCACACCTGCACGCTTGGCCAACTCATCAATAACTTCCGCCTCAATCAGGGTCGAGTCCATATCGAACACCACCAAACGGCGATTGCGCCGATACATATCGTCTTGCTGGAAAGCCAAATCGATTTCTAAACCACTGGCAACCGACATCAATTCACGTTTGAACTGCGCTCGATCAGCGGTTTGACCCCTAACTGAGAATTCCACACAGGCTTTACTCGAGGGGGGCATAGGGCCTAATGGTATACGACCCGATAGGCGTGTGATTCCATCAATATTGAGACCATGACGATACACAACAGCACCGAGAGCTGCGATATGCTCGGCGGTGACTCGACGGGCAAGCAGAGTCACAATGTACCGCGGACTGCCCTGAGCTGCCACCCAGTCAGAATAGCGCTCAGAAGACACCGGCTCCCAACCTAAACTTAGCTGTTCCTCGTTGCACATCGACTGCAGTTGCTGACGCAAGGCGCTTTGCGATTCCGCCGTGTGAATGGCCAACAGCAAACCAATGGACAGTCGATCGTGAATAACAGATTGACCAATATCCAAAATATCACATTGATGCTGGGCACAGAGCGCCATCATTTTGGCCGTTAGGCCCGGCACGTCACTTCCTGAAAATGTCGCGAGAACGATATCGGTCACGGGGAATTCCTAATATTCAGAGACGCGTAGTTTACTGGTCTGGTTAACGGACACAAGTGGGTATTACTTCGCAAAATGGCATCGGTGAGGTATCCTCCGCGCTAACCTTGGTTGGATACAGACGTGCCAGAATACTTCAAACAACTTCCGATCCGACTGCAGCTCGGGATCGCCACCGCTGTACTCACGCTCATCGCCAGCTTGACACTGGTATTCTTGGCGACGCGTTCAACCCAGTACATCACCTCAGAGCAAGCAAAGGTTGTGAGCGTTACCTTGGCTGAGCAGCTCAGCAGCCAGGTCAACTTAGCGCTCCTCAACAAAGACAATCTAGCCACGAGCGCAATACTTAACCGAAGTATTCGCGAGGGCTGGATTCAAGGCGCGACGGTCAGCGAACCCAGCGGCAACGTGATCGCAAAAGCTGGAACCAAGACAGATGCGCACCAGACCATACCCATTGAAATCGATGGCAGAGTGCTGGCTCAACTGCGTATCGACTACAGTGATCAGATGGCGTCTCATTTGCGCTCGCAGCAATGGTGGACCCTGTCAGGTCTCGCGGTGATTATTGCAATCGCAATGGGCGCGCTGGCCGCCCAAATTGGCCGTCTATACTCGCGCGCGTTAGAGGCATTGAAACAACAAATTCCTCAGCTCGAGGATACAACGGATACCGCCAACGAAATTCGCGCCATCGAGACACGTTTACGAGCACTGCCGCTAGATCTTCTCGCAGAGCAAGTTGATTTAGACCCACTGCGCCCGCACGTGAATCAAACGGTGATATCGCTGGTCTCGCTTGATGCACTGGAACACTACATTGCGACACTCAACGAGGAGTCTTTAGAGCGCTACACGCAGCGTTTATATCAGTGTCTGAGAAGCGCGGCCCAACTCTACGGTGGAAAAATCCACGTGGTACGTCAACTCTGCGTTGCGATGGTTTTCTCTGACCAAGACTCCAGACGCGCCACCACGGCTGCATCACAGGCCTCCTTGTTGTTGCAGATGCTTTGCAAAAAACAGGAAGACGCCGGACAACTGAAATATCAGGTACGCTGCGTTTTAGGACAATCCGAACTCCGACCGCTCGAAGAACACAGCTTTTACGCTGACCTGTACGTCCAAAACCAGTTTGATCAACTTCAGCAAGCCTTTGAACAAAGTGGGGTATTGTGGATCGAACACAGCCTGTGTGACGAAGCGCCATTTAACGAGGGTTATACCCTCGGCCCCATTATTGATGGCTACGCTGCGATTGTAGGTATACCGCCCGAGACGCTTGAGCTGCTGGCCGAGCAAGCAGATCAAGCGCACCGCAAACTTAAGTAGCGTCGGGGTGTTCGGCCACAAGGTAGTCGACGTTTTGTAAACCCCTAGGTAACTTGCTGCCTCGGCGTCCTCTCTCACCACGGTAGTGATCCAACTCGCTGACTTTAAGCGTTAAATGACGCTTACCGGCATGCAATACAAGCCTAGATTCCTGTGTCAAAACCGCAATGCCTTTTACCATTTCCTCGCGAGATTTAACGCGCGCGCTGGGTACCGAGAGTATTTTATTCCCTTTACCACGGGCCAACTCGGGTAAATCGGCTAAGGGGAATACCAACAACCGCCCCTCGGTTGACACCGCTGCAACCAGCAAGTCATCGCCAGGAGGTACCTGGGCCGGAGGCAGAACCTCGGAACCGTTGGGCAAATTCAGAATGGCTTTACCGGCTTTGTTCTTCGCCATCAAATGACCAAGCTCTGTCACAAAACCATAGCCCGCATCACTGGCCAACAGAATTTTTTGCCGCTCATCTCCCAACAACAAGGCTTTAAAACCCACACCCGGCGGTGGACTGATACGACCCGTAACCGGCTCGCCTTGCCCCCTCGCGGATGGCAAGTTGTGAGTCGGCAAGGTATACGCTCGGCCCGTGCTATCAATTAAAATTGCACTTTGATTGCTTCGCCCCGCCGCCGCTAAATTAAAGTTATCGCCGGCTTTGTAACTCAAGCTGGTGGGGTCAATATCATGGCCTTTAGCCGCGCGAATCCAACCTTTCTCTGACAAGACAACAGTGATTGGCTCGGTCGACATCAGTTCCTTTTCAGAGAATGCCTTCGCTTCTTCACGAGCCACTAGTGGGGAGCTGCGCTCATCACCAAATTGTTCGGCCACTGCTAGAAGTTCTTTTTTGATCAAGGTTCGCATGCGAGCTGTTGAGCCCAAGGTCAACTCAAGCTGTTCGCGCTCTTTCTCAAGCTCGTCTTGCTCTCCTCGGATCTTCATTTCTTCAAGCTTGGCCAAATTGCGTAATTTCAGTTCGAGTACGGCTTCGGCTTGCGCATCGGACAAGCCAAAACGCTGCATTAAAACTGGCTTGGGCTTATCTTCGGTGCGGATGATATGAATGACTTCATCAATATTTAGGTAGGCAATTAAATAGCCTTCGAGCAAGTGCAGGCGCTTGAGTACTTTTTCGAGACGATACTGCAAGCGGCGGCGAACGGTTTCCGTCCGAAACTCGAGCCATTCACGCAGTATGGCGTCTAACGATTTCACCCCTGGGCGACCGTTATTGCCAATCAAATTCAAGTTAATTCGATAGCTGCGCTCTAAATCGGTAGTAGCAAACAGATGCAACATCAGGGCGTCGATATCGACTCGGTTTGACTTAGGCACAATCACTAAGCGCGTAGGATTCTCATGGTCCGATTCGTCGCGCAGGTCATTGACCAAGGGCAGTTTTTTGGCTTGCATCTGCGCTGCGATTTGCTCGAGCACTTTGGCGCCCGACACCTGATGGGGCAGTGCGTCAACGATAATGGCGCCATCCTCTTTTCGCCAGTGGGCGCGCATTTTAATCGATCCGCGGCCACTGCGATAAAAAGCTTTGATCTCGTCTCTAGGTGTAATGATTTCGGCTTGCGTGGGGAAATCTGGCGCCTGAATGTGTTCGCACAACTCATCAAGGGTCGACTTCGGATACTCCAACAAGCGAATCGTCGCAGACACCACTTCACGCAAGTTATGTGGTGGTATGTCAGTCGCCATGCCCACAGCAATACCCGTTGTCCCATTGAGCAACACATTGGGCACTTGCGCAGGCAGTACCGAAGGTTCGTCCATAGTGCCATCAAAGTTGGGGACCCAATCGACCGTACCTTGGCCAAGCTCCCCTAACAGCGCATCGGCATAGGCCGTTAATCTGGATTCGGTATAGCGCATCGCAGCGAAGGACTTGGGATCATCCGCCGAGCCCCAGTTACCCTGACCGTCTACCAATGGGTAGCGATAACTAAAAGGTTGCGCCATTAAGACCATCGCTTCGTACGCGGCGCTATCGCCATGAGGATGAAATTTACCGATCACATCACCGACGGTACGTGCTGACTTTTTGTATTTAGCGGACGCCTTGAGACCTAGCTCACTCATGGCATAAATGATTCGGCGCTGAACAGGTTTTAAACCGTCGCCCACATTAGGTAAGGCGCGGTCCAAAATGACGTACATTGAGTAATCAAGGTAGGCTTTTTCGGCGTAATCGCGTAGCGATACCGACTCATCTTCTTCCGGCAACATGGGCATGTCAGACATGGGGGGATTCCAATCTTATAAAACTTTCGCTGGCCAGCTTAGGCTTTTTTAGCCGACCCGTTTTGTAGTGACACCAACTGTTCGTTCAAATTCACAATGGAGTTGGCCATATCGACCATCAAAGAGTGAATTGTCGTCGGATTGGTTTTAATCATTTCAGTAAACTGTGCTTCTGGCACCTTAACAACCGAGCACTGCGTCTTGGCGCGCACTGTGGCCGAGCGCTCACTGTGTGTCAAGGCCGCCATCGCGCCGAAAATTTCGCCCTCAGCGATAGTCCCAACAACGATACCATCCACCACGACTTCGGCTGTACCCGATGACAGGTTAAACACGAAATCGGCCTTCTCGCCCTGATTAATGATGATATCGCCCGATTGATACACCTCGAAGCCTGGCGTGACACGAGTATCTTCTTGGGCTGCCGCTGCAGTGACGCGCAACATCAGTCCCGCATAAGTCACCAGCAGGCGAGTCCAAACTTTAATACCATCGTTCTCGGAAAACACACGGCGCATAAATTCAAGGGCGGCAAAACTGTGGAGAGTGGCGCCCGATTCGCTACCATAAAATACCGTGGCATCGTCTTGGGAGTCGCCCGCAATATCCGGCAGTAAAATATCACCCTCTTCTAGAACGTAGATGGTTCTGCCGCGATAACGCGCAGAAATCGTACCGCGCTCGATAAAGTAGAACTTACCCACATCAAAACCACGGAAATTGCCGGTCGCCGTCGGTTCGATTTCAACCGGAATATGGGGGATATTTACAACATCCAGCAGCGCCTTGACTAAAGCCTTGTACTGCTGACTAAGCGTTGTAAAATCTCGTGACAATTCTGCGTTTGCGAACATAGATCTACCTTTTATTAATTCAGGAACCCAAGCCACCCCTTGAGATTCGCTGCATACCCCATAGTAGCAGTAAACCAGAAAGTCTCAAACGCCGAAACAAAGGCAAACTTTAGAAAATAAGGATTTATGCAACTATGACCCCCTTAACTTGGCAGTGGCTTTCGTTTGACTCATTGTCTAACCTGCAGTTGTACCAAATGCTTGCACTTAGATCTGAGGTATTCGTCGTTGAGCAAGACTGTGCCTATCAAGATCTCGACGGCAAGGACCTCAAAGCATTACATCTCGTCGGAGCACTCGACGACAAAGTGCTCGCCACTGCACGCTTGCTTCCCGTAGGGGTATCGTATCCCGACGCCGCATCGATTGGCCGTATCGTGGTGCACCCCTCGTTAAGAGGCCAAGACTTGGGTCGCAAGACGGTGAAACTTGCGCTCGAACAGTACCAGAGGCTCTGGCCAAGTGAAGCGTTATTAATTGGTGCTCAAGCTCGTTTGACGCGGTTTTACGAGGAGTTAGGCTTTGTTTCCGAAGGTGAAATTTACGACGAAGACGGTATCGACCACATCACCATGCGGTGGGCAAAGTGCGCTTAGAGCAGGAACATTGAAGAGCAGGCCTTATGGCCTGCTCAAGATCAAGACTACCAGCGCCCAGCAGTATAGGCATCGGCCGCATCGGCCAACGACATTGGCTTGATTTTATCGGCCCAGCCAGCGGTACCAAAAGCCTGATAGCGTGCGATGCAAATCTCTTTCATGGCCTTAATGCTGTGCGCCAAATATTTACGCGGGTCAAACTCAGAGGGATTCTCGGCCATAAAGCGACGGATAGCCCCTGTCGAGGCCAAGCGTAAATCGGTATCGATATTCACTTTGCGAACGCCATGTCGAATGCCTTCTTGAATTTGCTCAACCGGCACACCATAAGTCTCTGGAATTTTTCCACCAAACTCGTTGATGATAGCCAACCAGTCCTGAGGTACCGACGAAGAGCCATGCATGACCAAGTGCGTATTTGGAATACGCGCATGAATGTCGCGAATACGGTCAATCGCCAAGATATCGCCAGTAGGCGGACGAGTGAACTTGTACGCGCCGTGGCTGGTACCGCAGGCAATTGCCAAGGCATCAACGCCGGTCGCCGCCACAAAATCGGCAGCTTCGTCTGGGTCCGTCAGCATCTGGTCGTGCGTTAATTTTCCCGCCGCGCCAATGCCGTCTTCTTCTCCTGCTTCGCCGGTTTCTAGTGAACCCAAACAACCTAATTCGCCCTCGACGGAAACGCCGCACGCGTGCGCCATTTCAACAGCTTGACGCGTCACTCGAACATTGTAATCGTAGTCCATGGGTGTTTTGCCGTCCTCGCCCAACGACCCATCCATCATCACCGAGCTAAAACCCAGCTGAATCGAGCGCTGACACACGGCAGGTGACACACCGTGATCCTGGTGCATGACCACCGGAATATCCGGAAATTCTTCAATGGCTGCCGCAATCATGTGACGCAGAAACGGTGCGCCAGCGTATTTACGAGCGCCTGCACTGGCTTG
This region includes:
- the nhaC gene encoding Na+/H+ antiporter NhaC, giving the protein MSTPLEHQEKTTMPLALALLPIVFLIASLGASVYFFGADASYGANQIALILAGCIAMLVGLKQGIGYEELQAGLTEGIHVGLGPILILLSVGMLIGTWILAGTVPAMIYYGIELINPSYFYATCAILCAVVAVSIGSSWTVAGTLGVGLIGIAGSFDLSLEITAGAIISGAYFGDKLSPLSDTTNLASAVTGVDLFQHIRHMLWTTIPAFGLACIAFFILGSKQGGTPTDIAALQGAINQQFQIGLHLLIPLVIMLTLIAKRIPAYPSIIISALIGGIFAAAFQADTAAALIEGSGDNISDVVVGIWSVLFNGFQADTGNAFLDKLLSKGGMSSMLNTVWLIVCALSFGGILERTGILDRLIAIALKGVRGLTSLVATTVATCFSTNLLAADQFIAIALPGRMFKQAYRDQGLDELNLSRTLEDSGTLTSVLIPWNTCGAYMTATLGVASFSYAPYAFFNLLCPFIAIAFASRNIGQKHL
- the epmA gene encoding EF-P lysine aminoacylase EpmA; amino-acid sequence: MIDTRQRLERIAHVRSTVRDFFAERQVLEVAAPVAGARAVTDPQLESIPFRVMNETRYLQTSPEFALKRLLAQGSGDVYSLGTVFRNDEQGRWHSPEFTMLEWYRLGFNHHDLMSEVESLVHSVWPSMPVLERLSHRELYEQILGVDSLSASVEQLKDRAQNLQECPFTETSRVFWLDLLWVIGIEPALQDRACFVYDFPIEQAALARLGDSEGRAVAHRFELVIQGVELANGFWELTDADEQHGRFEADNQHRECSGQPRVKPDERLLQALRAGLPDCAGVALGFDRLVALSSGYRQVSDALALAWDQA
- the efp gene encoding elongation factor P, with translation MANFSTNEFRPGLKVMLDGEPCSILENEFVKPGKGQAFNRVRMRNLSTGRVWERTFKSGETLEGADVMDHTMEYLYTDGEFYYFMDPVTFEQHQADKKAVGETYLWLKEQDTCEVTLYNGTPLSVTPANFVELEIVETDPGLKGDTAQGGNKPARLSTGAVVKVPLFVTQGEVIKVDTRSGEYVSRASKS
- the epmB gene encoding EF-P beta-lysylation protein EpmB, translated to MISHTSLQWQSSDWQSILQTAIRDSAELLQAVGVPQSSLDTITGETAGFAVLAPRPFVARMEYGNPKDPLLLQVLALQEEIAPNAVGTTDPLEEQRFTPVPGIIHKYFGRVLLMTAGTCAVNCRYCFRRHNDYAQNILTPARLNEALTYLRSQRDITEVILSGGDPLLTSDRKLSELVAELEAIPHIQRLRIHTRLPIVIPQRITTELCQRLGQSRFQVTLVVHCNHPKELDVEVGLAMAQLKAQGITLLNQTVLLKNINNCAATLETLSVELFKIGVLPYYLHTLDPVQGAAHFAQPMGDSKQLHQTLQARLPGYLVPKLVSEIPGGASKTLIY
- the serB gene encoding phosphoserine phosphatase SerB, with amino-acid sequence MTDIVLATFSGSDVPGLTAKMMALCAQHQCDILDIGQSVIHDRLSIGLLLAIHTAESQSALRQQLQSMCNEEQLSLGWEPVSSERYSDWVAAQGSPRYIVTLLARRVTAEHIAALGAVVYRHGLNIDGITRLSGRIPLGPMPPSSKACVEFSVRGQTADRAQFKRELMSVASGLEIDLAFQQDDMYRRNRRLVVFDMDSTLIEAEVIDELAKRAGVGEQVAAITERAMRGELDFKASFRERLGLLKGLSESVLSEIADELPITEGAAHLISVLRRLGYRTAIVSGGFTYFAKKLQAELGMDYVFANELDIQDGLVTGDVKGEIVDGERKAYLLRQLAEQENIELQQVIAVGDGANDLPMLGIAGLGVAFRAKPLVKEAAEQSISTLGLDAILYLLGIADRYQTPA
- the parC gene encoding DNA topoisomerase IV subunit A translates to MSDMPMLPEEDESVSLRDYAEKAYLDYSMYVILDRALPNVGDGLKPVQRRIIYAMSELGLKASAKYKKSARTVGDVIGKFHPHGDSAAYEAMVLMAQPFSYRYPLVDGQGNWGSADDPKSFAAMRYTESRLTAYADALLGELGQGTVDWVPNFDGTMDEPSVLPAQVPNVLLNGTTGIAVGMATDIPPHNLREVVSATIRLLEYPKSTLDELCEHIQAPDFPTQAEIITPRDEIKAFYRSGRGSIKMRAHWRKEDGAIIVDALPHQVSGAKVLEQIAAQMQAKKLPLVNDLRDESDHENPTRLVIVPKSNRVDIDALMLHLFATTDLERSYRINLNLIGNNGRPGVKSLDAILREWLEFRTETVRRRLQYRLEKVLKRLHLLEGYLIAYLNIDEVIHIIRTEDKPKPVLMQRFGLSDAQAEAVLELKLRNLAKLEEMKIRGEQDELEKEREQLELTLGSTARMRTLIKKELLAVAEQFGDERSSPLVAREEAKAFSEKELMSTEPITVVLSEKGWIRAAKGHDIDPTSLSYKAGDNFNLAAAGRSNQSAILIDSTGRAYTLPTHNLPSARGQGEPVTGRISPPPGVGFKALLLGDERQKILLASDAGYGFVTELGHLMAKNKAGKAILNLPNGSEVLPPAQVPPGDDLLVAAVSTEGRLLVFPLADLPELARGKGNKILSVPSARVKSREEMVKGIAVLTQESRLVLHAGKRHLTLKVSELDHYRGERGRRGSKLPRGLQNVDYLVAEHPDAT
- a CDS encoding cyclic nucleotide-binding domain-containing protein; amino-acid sequence: MFANAELSRDFTTLSQQYKALVKALLDVVNIPHIPVEIEPTATGNFRGFDVGKFYFIERGTISARYRGRTIYVLEEGDILLPDIAGDSQDDATVFYGSESGATLHSFAALEFMRRVFSENDGIKVWTRLLVTYAGLMLRVTAAAAQEDTRVTPGFEVYQSGDIIINQGEKADFVFNLSSGTAEVVVDGIVVGTIAEGEIFGAMAALTHSERSATVRAKTQCSVVKVPEAQFTEMIKTNPTTIHSLMVDMANSIVNLNEQLVSLQNGSAKKA
- a CDS encoding GNAT family N-acetyltransferase; this encodes MTPLTWQWLSFDSLSNLQLYQMLALRSEVFVVEQDCAYQDLDGKDLKALHLVGALDDKVLATARLLPVGVSYPDAASIGRIVVHPSLRGQDLGRKTVKLALEQYQRLWPSEALLIGAQARLTRFYEELGFVSEGEIYDEDGIDHITMRWAKCA